The following proteins are encoded in a genomic region of Ictalurus furcatus strain D&B chromosome 6, Billie_1.0, whole genome shotgun sequence:
- the LOC128608965 gene encoding uncharacterized protein KIAA2012 homolog, which yields METERRRQEETRNKKLYLERLQKARHEEEMRRTVELKLQYEEEEARKEEEYRRLQEMDESERLEYLRRRQEEEEERRKAAKERRRAEEEAAMWDEEFNRQRAALEQNLQFHRGLFVETEGLKQKQNISRPWVFSYFSRLSLADCKMSEE from the exons ATGGAGACGGAGAGGAGGAGACAAGAAGAAACAAGGAACAAGAAGCTATATCTAGAACGACTTCAGAAAGCGAGGcatgaagaggagatgagaagaaCAG TTGAGTTAAAGCTTCAgtatgaggaggaggaggctcGTAAGGAGGAGGAGTATAGGAGATTGCAGGAGATGGATGAGAGCGAAAGACTGGAGTACTTACGCAGACggcaggaggaagaagaagagaggaggaaGGCGGCAAAGGAGCGAAGACGAGCAGAAGAGGAAGCAGCCATGTGGGATGAAGAGTTTAATAG GCAGAGGGCAGCACTGGAGCAAAATCTCCAGTTCCACAGAGGACTTTTTGTGGAGACAGAGGGTCTGAAACAGAAGCAGAACATCTCTCGGCCCTGGGTCTTCTCCTACTTCAGTCGGCTGAGCTTAGCAGACTGTAAGATGTCTGAGGAGTAA